Proteins encoded together in one Benincasa hispida cultivar B227 chromosome 1, ASM972705v1, whole genome shotgun sequence window:
- the LOC120069204 gene encoding palmitoyl-monogalactosyldiacylglycerol delta-7 desaturase, chloroplastic-like isoform X3 yields MATLNSPPSDSKFHRFPSLRRAVHRPRLPTLTFPPIPDDPLPLNFVGRRDFKVLRLNSSIHVQNRAISPPTEAFEPESLPAVEAADGRRILLSDVVVRRRREVFWRRKWTLLDIGTIGVVVATHLLTLLAPFQFNWPAFWVAISLYIVTGLFGITLSFHRNLSHRSFKLPKWLEYLFAYCGVQALQGNPIDWVSTHRYHHQFCDSERDPHSPIEGFWFSHMSWLFDTNSVVERCGEPNNVGDLQKQPFYRFIQSTYLLHPIALGALLYAMGGFPFIAWGMGVRIVWVYHVTWLVNSACHVWGNQAWKTGDLSRNNCKVEGLIKHNVFVGGGGWHCLHLGRDGTTTTMHSSSRPDMA; encoded by the exons ATGGCTACTCTCAATTCTCCACCGTCCGATTCTAAATTCCACCGCTTCCCATCCCTCCGCCGCGCAGTCCACCGTCCACGCCTCCCAACCCTCACTTTTCCACCCATTCCCGATGACCCATTACCCTTAAATTTTGTGGGTCGTCGTGATTTCAAAGTCCTGAGGTTGAATTCATCGATTCATGTTCAAAACAGAGCAATTTCACCGCCGACAGAGGCATTTGAGCCAGAGTCGTTGCCGGCGGTTGAGGCGGCGGATGGGAGGAGGATTTTGTTGTCGGACGTGGTGGTGAGGCGGCGGAGAGAAGTGTTTTGGAGAAGGAAATGGACGTTGTTAGACATCGGAACCATTGGAGTGGTGGTGGCGACGCATTTACTTACACTTTTGGCTCCATTTCAATTCAATTGGCCTGCTTTTTGGGTGGCGATTTCTCTATATATTGTCACTGGTCTTTTCGGGATAACTCTTTCATTTCATCGGAATCTCTCTCATCGGAGCTTCAAACTTCCCAAATGGCTCGAATATCTCTTCGCCTATTGTGGAGTTCAAGCCCTCCAG GGAAATCCAATCGATTGGGTTAGTACGCATAGATATCACCATCAATTTTGTGATTCAGAAAGAGACCCACATAGCCCAATTGAAGGCTTTTGGTTTAGTCATATGAGTTGGTTGTTTGATACCAATTCTGTGGTTGAGAGG TGTGGAGAGCCAAATAATGTTGGGGATTTGCAAAAGCAGCCATTTTATAGGTTTATTCAGAGTACTTATCTTCTTCATCCAATTGCTCTTGGTGCTTTGCTCTATGCAATGGGTGGATTTCCTTTCATTGCTTGGGGAATG GGTGTGAGAATAGTTTGGGTGTACCATGTCACTTGGCTGGTGAATTCAGCTTGCCATGTTTGGGGAAATCAAGCTTGGAAAACAGGGGATTTATCTAGGAACAATTG CAAAGTTGAGGGACTGATCAAACATAATGTGTTTGTTGGTGGAGGTGGGTGGCATTGCTTGCATTTGGGGAGGGATGGCACAACAACCACCATGCATTCGAGTTCTCGGCCCGACATGGCCTAG
- the LOC120069204 gene encoding palmitoyl-monogalactosyldiacylglycerol delta-7 desaturase, chloroplastic-like isoform X2 — translation MATLNSPPSDSKFHRFPSLRRAVHRPRLPTLTFPPIPDDPLPLNFVGRRDFKVLRLNSSIHVQNRAISPPTEAFEPESLPAVEAADGRRILLSDVVVRRRREVFWRRKWTLLDIGTIGVVVATHLLTLLAPFQFNWPAFWVAISLYIVTGLFGITLSFHRNLSHRSFKLPKWLEYLFAYCGVQALQGNPIDWVSTHRYHHQFCDSERDPHSPIEGFWFSHMSWLFDTNSVVERCGEPNNVGDLQKQPFYRFIQSTYLLHPIALGALLYAMGGFPFIAWGMGVRIVWVYHVTWLVNSACHVWGNQAWKTGDLSRNNWWVALLAFGEGWHNNHHAFEFSARHGLEWWQLDMTWDMNLIKG, via the exons ATGGCTACTCTCAATTCTCCACCGTCCGATTCTAAATTCCACCGCTTCCCATCCCTCCGCCGCGCAGTCCACCGTCCACGCCTCCCAACCCTCACTTTTCCACCCATTCCCGATGACCCATTACCCTTAAATTTTGTGGGTCGTCGTGATTTCAAAGTCCTGAGGTTGAATTCATCGATTCATGTTCAAAACAGAGCAATTTCACCGCCGACAGAGGCATTTGAGCCAGAGTCGTTGCCGGCGGTTGAGGCGGCGGATGGGAGGAGGATTTTGTTGTCGGACGTGGTGGTGAGGCGGCGGAGAGAAGTGTTTTGGAGAAGGAAATGGACGTTGTTAGACATCGGAACCATTGGAGTGGTGGTGGCGACGCATTTACTTACACTTTTGGCTCCATTTCAATTCAATTGGCCTGCTTTTTGGGTGGCGATTTCTCTATATATTGTCACTGGTCTTTTCGGGATAACTCTTTCATTTCATCGGAATCTCTCTCATCGGAGCTTCAAACTTCCCAAATGGCTCGAATATCTCTTCGCCTATTGTGGAGTTCAAGCCCTCCAG GGAAATCCAATCGATTGGGTTAGTACGCATAGATATCACCATCAATTTTGTGATTCAGAAAGAGACCCACATAGCCCAATTGAAGGCTTTTGGTTTAGTCATATGAGTTGGTTGTTTGATACCAATTCTGTGGTTGAGAGG TGTGGAGAGCCAAATAATGTTGGGGATTTGCAAAAGCAGCCATTTTATAGGTTTATTCAGAGTACTTATCTTCTTCATCCAATTGCTCTTGGTGCTTTGCTCTATGCAATGGGTGGATTTCCTTTCATTGCTTGGGGAATG GGTGTGAGAATAGTTTGGGTGTACCATGTCACTTGGCTGGTGAATTCAGCTTGCCATGTTTGGGGAAATCAAGCTTGGAAAACAGGGGATTTATCTAGGAACAATTG GTGGGTGGCATTGCTTGCATTTGGGGAGGGATGGCACAACAACCACCATGCATTCGAGTTCTCGGCCCGACATGGCCTAGAGTGGTGGCAGCTCGACATGACATG GGACATGAACTTGATAAAGGGTTAA
- the LOC120069204 gene encoding palmitoyl-monogalactosyldiacylglycerol delta-7 desaturase, chloroplastic-like isoform X1: MATLNSPPSDSKFHRFPSLRRAVHRPRLPTLTFPPIPDDPLPLNFVGRRDFKVLRLNSSIHVQNRAISPPTEAFEPESLPAVEAADGRRILLSDVVVRRRREVFWRRKWTLLDIGTIGVVVATHLLTLLAPFQFNWPAFWVAISLYIVTGLFGITLSFHRNLSHRSFKLPKWLEYLFAYCGVQALQGNPIDWVSTHRYHHQFCDSERDPHSPIEGFWFSHMSWLFDTNSVVERCGEPNNVGDLQKQPFYRFIQSTYLLHPIALGALLYAMGGFPFIAWGMGVRIVWVYHVTWLVNSACHVWGNQAWKTGDLSRNNWWVALLAFGEGWHNNHHAFEFSARHGLEWWQLDMTWYVVCLLQALGLATDVKIPTQVQKEKLAIMNTT; the protein is encoded by the exons ATGGCTACTCTCAATTCTCCACCGTCCGATTCTAAATTCCACCGCTTCCCATCCCTCCGCCGCGCAGTCCACCGTCCACGCCTCCCAACCCTCACTTTTCCACCCATTCCCGATGACCCATTACCCTTAAATTTTGTGGGTCGTCGTGATTTCAAAGTCCTGAGGTTGAATTCATCGATTCATGTTCAAAACAGAGCAATTTCACCGCCGACAGAGGCATTTGAGCCAGAGTCGTTGCCGGCGGTTGAGGCGGCGGATGGGAGGAGGATTTTGTTGTCGGACGTGGTGGTGAGGCGGCGGAGAGAAGTGTTTTGGAGAAGGAAATGGACGTTGTTAGACATCGGAACCATTGGAGTGGTGGTGGCGACGCATTTACTTACACTTTTGGCTCCATTTCAATTCAATTGGCCTGCTTTTTGGGTGGCGATTTCTCTATATATTGTCACTGGTCTTTTCGGGATAACTCTTTCATTTCATCGGAATCTCTCTCATCGGAGCTTCAAACTTCCCAAATGGCTCGAATATCTCTTCGCCTATTGTGGAGTTCAAGCCCTCCAG GGAAATCCAATCGATTGGGTTAGTACGCATAGATATCACCATCAATTTTGTGATTCAGAAAGAGACCCACATAGCCCAATTGAAGGCTTTTGGTTTAGTCATATGAGTTGGTTGTTTGATACCAATTCTGTGGTTGAGAGG TGTGGAGAGCCAAATAATGTTGGGGATTTGCAAAAGCAGCCATTTTATAGGTTTATTCAGAGTACTTATCTTCTTCATCCAATTGCTCTTGGTGCTTTGCTCTATGCAATGGGTGGATTTCCTTTCATTGCTTGGGGAATG GGTGTGAGAATAGTTTGGGTGTACCATGTCACTTGGCTGGTGAATTCAGCTTGCCATGTTTGGGGAAATCAAGCTTGGAAAACAGGGGATTTATCTAGGAACAATTG GTGGGTGGCATTGCTTGCATTTGGGGAGGGATGGCACAACAACCACCATGCATTCGAGTTCTCGGCCCGACATGGCCTAGAGTGGTGGCAGCTCGACATGACATGGTACGTCGTCTGCCTTCTTCAAGCTCTTGGTTTGGCTACAGATGTGAAGATACCAACACAAGTTCAGAAAGAAAAATTGGCTATCATGAACACCACATGA